A window of the Synechococcus sp. M16.1 genome harbors these coding sequences:
- a CDS encoding photosystem II high light acclimation radical SAM protein: MAADVAPQQERVLLVRLPCNPIFPIGPIYLADHLHKCFPEMPQRILDLAALPVLDVHRVLDATVDQFQPTLLVFSWRDIQIYAPVDGRGGNPLQNSFEVFYARNPLKRLHGALGGLQLMSSHYGELRRNQRLVRQGLKRARRHQPTARAVLGGGAVSVFYEQLGKSLPKGTVVSIGEGEPLLEKLIQGHSLEGERCFVVGEKPRSGLIHEQPESRPKTACNYDYIASIWPQLDWYLEGGDFYVGVQTKRGCPHNCCYCVYTVVEGKQVRLNPVDEVVKEMRQLYDRGVRGFWFTDAQFIPARRYIEDAKELLRAIKAEGLTGIRWAAYIRADNLDPELAQLMVETGMSYFEIGITSGSQELVRKMRMGYNLRTVLESCRMLADAGFRDHVSVNYSFNVIDERPETIRQTVAYHRELEAIFGADLVEPAIFFIGLQPHTHLEQYGFDQGLIKPGYNPMSMMPWTARKLLWNPEPMGSTFGRVCLEAFDCNPADFGRTVMSLLERDYGVASLQDALRAPVEGRKALATAVR, from the coding sequence ATGGCAGCTGACGTGGCACCACAACAAGAACGGGTGTTGCTGGTGCGGCTGCCCTGCAATCCGATCTTTCCGATCGGGCCGATCTATCTCGCCGACCATCTGCACAAATGCTTCCCGGAGATGCCTCAGCGCATCCTGGATCTCGCTGCTCTGCCGGTGCTGGATGTCCATCGCGTGCTGGACGCCACAGTTGACCAGTTCCAGCCGACGCTGCTGGTCTTCTCGTGGAGAGACATCCAGATCTATGCGCCGGTCGATGGGCGGGGGGGCAACCCTCTTCAGAATTCGTTCGAGGTCTTCTACGCCCGTAACCCTCTGAAGCGTCTGCATGGAGCCTTGGGTGGGCTGCAGTTAATGAGCAGTCATTACGGCGAGCTGCGCAGGAACCAGCGTCTGGTGCGTCAAGGTTTGAAACGTGCACGCCGCCACCAGCCGACGGCCAGAGCTGTGCTGGGCGGTGGAGCTGTCAGTGTGTTTTACGAGCAACTCGGCAAATCGCTCCCCAAAGGAACGGTGGTCTCTATCGGTGAGGGGGAGCCGCTGCTCGAGAAGTTGATTCAGGGTCACTCTCTCGAGGGCGAACGATGCTTCGTGGTTGGCGAGAAGCCGCGTTCAGGCCTGATCCATGAGCAGCCGGAAAGTCGGCCCAAAACCGCCTGCAATTACGACTACATCGCTTCGATCTGGCCCCAGCTCGACTGGTACCTCGAAGGCGGTGACTTTTACGTAGGAGTTCAGACCAAGCGCGGTTGCCCCCACAACTGTTGTTACTGCGTCTACACGGTGGTGGAAGGCAAGCAGGTGCGCCTTAACCCCGTGGATGAGGTGGTGAAAGAGATGCGCCAGCTGTACGACCGCGGTGTTCGTGGTTTCTGGTTCACCGATGCCCAGTTCATACCGGCGCGGCGCTACATCGAAGACGCCAAGGAACTGCTGCGGGCGATCAAGGCTGAAGGGCTGACCGGCATTCGTTGGGCCGCCTATATCCGCGCCGACAATCTGGACCCCGAATTGGCCCAGCTCATGGTGGAGACGGGCATGAGCTATTTCGAGATCGGCATTACATCCGGCTCGCAGGAGCTCGTTCGCAAGATGCGCATGGGCTACAACCTCCGCACCGTCCTGGAGAGTTGCCGGATGCTGGCGGATGCGGGCTTCCGGGATCACGTGTCGGTGAACTACTCCTTCAACGTGATCGATGAACGACCGGAAACGATCCGGCAGACCGTGGCTTATCACCGAGAGCTGGAGGCCATTTTTGGCGCTGATTTGGTGGAGCCAGCGATCTTTTTCATCGGTTTGCAGCCCCACACCCACCTTGAGCAGTACGGGTTTGATCAGGGTCTGATCAAACCGGGTTACAACCCGATGAGCATGATGCCTTGGACGGCACGCAAGCTGCTCTGGAACCCCGAGCCGATGGGGAGCACCTTTGGCCGGGTGTGTCTTGAGGCCTTTGATTGCAATCCTGCGGATTTCGGTCGCACGGTGATGTCACTCCTCGAAAGGGATTACGGAGTGGCTTCGCTTCAGGACGCTCTTCGTGCTCCGGTGGAAGGCCGCAAGGCGTTGGCAACGGCTGTTCGCTGA
- the psbA gene encoding photosystem II q(b) protein: MTTTLQQRSGASSWQAFCEWVTSTNNRLYVGWFGVLMIPTLLAATICFVIAFVAAPPVDIDGIREPVAGSLIYGNNIISGAVVPSSNAIGLHFYPIWEAASLDEWLYNGGPFQLVVFHFLIGIYAYMGREWELSYRLGMRPWICVAYSAPVAAASAVFLVYPFGQGSFSDAMPLGISGTFNYMLVFQAEHNILMHPFHMLGVAGVFGGSLFSAMHGSLVTSSLVRETTEAESQNYGYKFGQEEETYNIVAAHGYFGRLIFQYASFNNSRSLHFFLAAWPVVGIWFTALGVSTMAFNLNGFNFNQSILDGQGRVLNTWADVLNRAGLGMEVMHERNAHNFPLDLAAAESTPVALQAPAIG, from the coding sequence ATGACCACCACCCTCCAGCAGCGCTCCGGCGCTTCCAGCTGGCAGGCCTTCTGTGAGTGGGTCACCTCCACCAACAACCGTCTGTATGTCGGTTGGTTCGGTGTGCTGATGATCCCCACACTGCTGGCTGCCACCATCTGCTTCGTCATCGCTTTCGTCGCCGCTCCTCCGGTCGACATCGATGGCATCCGTGAGCCCGTCGCTGGCTCCCTGATCTACGGCAACAACATCATCTCCGGTGCTGTTGTTCCTTCCAGCAACGCCATCGGCCTGCACTTCTACCCCATCTGGGAAGCTGCTTCCCTCGATGAGTGGCTGTACAACGGCGGCCCCTTCCAGCTGGTTGTTTTCCACTTCCTCATCGGCATCTACGCCTACATGGGTCGTGAGTGGGAACTCTCCTACCGCCTGGGCATGCGCCCCTGGATCTGCGTTGCCTACAGCGCACCTGTCGCTGCAGCCTCCGCTGTCTTCCTGGTTTACCCCTTCGGTCAGGGTTCCTTCTCTGACGCAATGCCCCTGGGCATTTCTGGCACCTTCAACTACATGCTGGTGTTCCAGGCTGAGCACAACATCCTGATGCACCCCTTCCACATGCTGGGCGTCGCAGGTGTTTTCGGCGGCAGCCTGTTCTCCGCCATGCACGGCTCCCTGGTGACCTCCTCCTTGGTGCGTGAAACCACCGAGGCTGAGTCCCAGAACTACGGCTACAAGTTCGGCCAAGAGGAAGAGACCTACAACATCGTGGCTGCCCACGGTTACTTCGGTCGCCTGATCTTCCAATACGCCTCCTTCAACAACAGCCGTAGCCTTCACTTCTTCCTGGCTGCCTGGCCTGTTGTCGGCATCTGGTTCACCGCCCTCGGCGTGTCAACCATGGCCTTCAACCTGAACGGCTTCAACTTCAACCAGTCCATCCTTGATGGTCAGGGCCGCGTCCTGAACACCTGGGCTGATGTGCTGAACCGTGCCGGCCTCGGCATGGAGGTGATGCACGAGCGCAATGCTCACAACTTCCCCCTCGACCTGGCTGCTGCTGAGTCCACTCCTGTGGCTCTGCAGGCTCCTGCCATCGGTTGA
- the aroC gene encoding chorismate synthase: protein MGSSFGDLFRISTFGESHGGGVGVIVEGCPPRLNLSVESIQAELDRRKPGQSHITTPRKEADQVEILSGLLDGETTLGTPIAMVVRNKDQRPGDYKDMAVAFRPSHADATYQAKYGIQARSGGGRASARETIGRVAAGAIAKQLLKQAAGTEILAWVKRIHTIEASGIDPQQVQLSDVEANIVRCPEPAIAERMIERIEAIGREGDSCGGVIECVVRHPAIGLGMPVFDKLEADLAKAVMSLPATKGFEIGSGFDGTLLKGSEHNDAFVPTDDGRLKTATNNSGGIQGGISNGEPIVIRVAFKPTATIRKEQQTIDSDGKATTLAGKGRHDPCVLPRAVPMVEAMVALVLADHLLRQQGQCSLW from the coding sequence ATGGGCAGCAGCTTCGGCGACCTCTTCCGGATCAGCACCTTCGGTGAATCCCACGGGGGAGGGGTGGGGGTCATCGTTGAGGGCTGTCCACCACGGCTCAACCTCAGCGTCGAGTCGATTCAGGCCGAACTGGACCGACGCAAGCCAGGCCAAAGCCACATCACCACACCGCGCAAGGAAGCGGACCAGGTGGAAATTCTCAGTGGCCTGCTGGATGGCGAAACCACGCTTGGCACCCCGATTGCCATGGTCGTGCGGAACAAGGACCAACGGCCCGGGGATTACAAGGACATGGCGGTCGCCTTTCGGCCCTCCCATGCCGATGCCACCTACCAGGCGAAGTATGGAATCCAGGCCCGCAGCGGTGGTGGACGTGCATCAGCGCGGGAAACCATCGGCCGTGTCGCTGCAGGTGCGATCGCCAAACAACTGCTGAAACAAGCAGCAGGAACTGAAATCCTGGCCTGGGTGAAGCGGATCCACACCATCGAAGCCTCCGGCATCGACCCACAGCAGGTTCAGCTGAGTGATGTGGAGGCCAACATCGTTCGGTGTCCCGAGCCAGCGATCGCCGAGCGGATGATTGAGCGCATCGAAGCCATTGGCCGCGAAGGTGATTCCTGCGGCGGGGTGATCGAATGCGTGGTGCGCCATCCCGCCATTGGTCTGGGCATGCCGGTGTTCGACAAACTCGAAGCCGACCTCGCCAAAGCTGTGATGTCGTTGCCGGCCACCAAAGGATTTGAAATTGGGTCCGGTTTCGATGGAACGCTGTTGAAAGGCAGCGAGCACAACGACGCCTTTGTGCCGACCGACGATGGACGGCTGAAGACCGCCACCAACAACTCCGGGGGCATCCAGGGAGGAATCAGCAATGGTGAGCCGATTGTGATCCGAGTGGCCTTCAAGCCAACGGCCACGATCCGCAAAGAGCAGCAGACCATCGATTCCGATGGCAAGGCCACCACACTCGCTGGGAAAGGACGGCACGACCCGTGCGTTCTGCCGCGGGCCGTACCGATGGTGGAAGCGATGGTGGCACTCGTTCTGGCTGATCACCTGCTGAGGCAGCAGGGGCAATGCAGCCTTTGGTGA
- the sat gene encoding sulfate adenylyltransferase — MTASASAPAQRSGVIAPYGGTLVDLMVAEADRAAVKATATKTIECSDRNACDVELLCVGGFSPLRGFMHQEDYDAVVSGHRLAAGQLFGLPIVMDTDRDDVVVGDKLLLTYKGQDLAVLEVEDKWEPNKVAEAKGCYGTTSIEHPAVRMITMERKRFYLGGSLQGLALPERVFPCKTPAEVRAGLPEGEDVVAFQCRNPIHRAHYELFTRALHAQNVSDNAVVLVHPTCGPTQQDDIPGAVRFQTYERLAAEVNNDSIRWAYLPYAMHMAGPREALQHMIIRRNYGCTHFIIGRDMAGCKSSLTGDDFYGPYDAQNFAKECAPELTMETVPSLNLVYTQEEGYVTAEHAEARGLHVKKLSGTQFRKMLRGGEEIPEWFAFKSVVEVLRAA; from the coding sequence ATGACCGCCAGTGCTTCAGCTCCTGCCCAGCGATCCGGTGTGATTGCTCCCTACGGCGGAACGCTGGTTGATCTGATGGTGGCCGAGGCGGATCGTGCCGCTGTGAAAGCCACGGCGACCAAAACGATCGAGTGTTCCGATCGCAACGCCTGTGATGTGGAGCTGCTGTGTGTTGGTGGCTTCTCTCCCTTGCGTGGCTTCATGCACCAGGAGGACTACGACGCCGTGGTCAGTGGGCATCGTCTGGCTGCTGGCCAGCTGTTCGGCCTGCCGATCGTGATGGACACCGACCGCGATGACGTGGTGGTGGGCGACAAGCTGCTGCTCACCTACAAGGGTCAGGACTTGGCCGTCCTCGAGGTGGAGGACAAGTGGGAACCCAACAAAGTGGCTGAAGCCAAGGGCTGCTACGGCACCACCTCCATTGAGCACCCTGCGGTTCGGATGATCACGATGGAGCGCAAGCGCTTCTATCTGGGTGGAAGCCTCCAGGGTCTTGCTCTGCCCGAGCGGGTGTTCCCCTGCAAGACCCCTGCTGAGGTGCGTGCAGGCCTGCCCGAAGGTGAGGACGTGGTGGCGTTCCAGTGCCGTAACCCCATTCACCGCGCGCACTACGAACTGTTCACCCGTGCCCTGCATGCACAGAACGTCAGTGACAACGCTGTGGTGCTCGTTCATCCCACCTGCGGTCCCACTCAGCAGGACGACATCCCTGGTGCCGTTCGCTTCCAGACCTATGAACGTCTGGCGGCCGAAGTGAACAACGACAGCATTCGCTGGGCCTACCTGCCCTACGCCATGCACATGGCCGGTCCGCGTGAAGCGCTGCAGCACATGATCATCCGCCGCAACTACGGATGCACCCACTTCATCATTGGCCGCGATATGGCCGGCTGCAAATCGTCTCTCACCGGTGACGATTTCTATGGCCCTTACGACGCTCAGAACTTCGCGAAGGAGTGTGCCCCCGAGCTCACGATGGAAACCGTTCCCTCCCTGAACCTCGTTTACACCCAGGAAGAGGGCTATGTGACGGCCGAGCATGCTGAAGCGCGTGGCCTGCACGTGAAGAAGCTGAGCGGCACCCAGTTCCGCAAGATGCTGCGCGGTGGTGAGGAGATTCCCGAGTGGTTCGCCTTCAAGAGCGTGGTTGAGGTGCTCCGCGCCGCCTGA
- a CDS encoding CPBP family intramembrane glutamic endopeptidase, with protein MQQPLNKFLLLQPAWLPTVLFIPLLYAMGWLAAVPLTLLGLPTDQLSLTGTVLSFVLFLLVMPRWAALRWSESRPWAALGIRGAKPQKQPAPAAALLKGLLIAAGLLMVITSVVLIDGSGNWRGEVDATQLTNAVLLCLGVGFAEELIFRSWLWTELQEIIGSRRAAWAQAGIFSLVHTRFNLGLGAMGGLLIGLFLLGMVLARQRQSDRGSLWGCIGLHGGLVAGWFLLQNGLLQLSPNAPPWLVGPGGHSPNPLGGLIGILSLLILLLIQRTAVANALRPSTGARRAS; from the coding sequence ATGCAGCAACCGCTGAACAAGTTCCTCCTGCTTCAGCCAGCCTGGCTGCCCACGGTTCTGTTCATCCCTCTGCTCTATGCAATGGGCTGGCTTGCCGCTGTTCCGCTGACGCTGCTTGGCCTTCCAACGGATCAGCTCTCACTCACCGGAACGGTGCTGAGTTTTGTGCTGTTCCTCCTGGTGATGCCCCGATGGGCAGCCTTGCGGTGGTCCGAATCACGGCCTTGGGCGGCCCTGGGCATCCGCGGAGCCAAACCACAGAAACAACCCGCGCCAGCAGCTGCTCTTCTCAAGGGTCTGCTCATTGCCGCAGGGCTGCTGATGGTGATCACGAGTGTTGTTCTGATCGATGGATCGGGAAATTGGCGGGGCGAAGTGGATGCAACTCAGCTGACGAATGCCGTGTTGCTCTGCCTCGGCGTTGGCTTCGCAGAAGAATTGATTTTCCGCAGCTGGCTCTGGACGGAACTGCAAGAAATAATTGGCTCGCGTCGTGCAGCTTGGGCTCAAGCAGGCATCTTCAGCCTCGTTCACACACGCTTCAACCTGGGGCTGGGGGCCATGGGTGGCCTGCTGATCGGCCTTTTTCTACTGGGAATGGTGCTGGCCAGACAGCGTCAATCGGACCGGGGGTCACTTTGGGGCTGCATCGGTCTGCATGGCGGGCTTGTCGCTGGATGGTTTCTGCTTCAGAACGGCTTGCTTCAGCTATCGCCCAATGCCCCCCCGTGGTTGGTGGGGCCAGGAGGCCATTCCCCGAATCCTCTGGGCGGACTCATCGGAATCCTCAGTTTGCTGATCCTTCTGCTGATTCAGCGAACAGCCGTTGCCAACGCCTTGCGGCCTTCCACCGGAGCACGAAGAGCGTCCTGA
- a CDS encoding bifunctional 4-hydroxy-2-oxoglutarate aldolase/2-dehydro-3-deoxy-phosphogluconate aldolase has translation MTSGSPNTSDFDSSSNPWLVRQELLVASLQHQPLLLVIRPEPDDLAASGSGLLGQVKQLHAAGLRHLEVAWVDQPGWMGFMQRVQDQFPGLNLGAASVTVSKSLNDLSRLDLSYAMAPCWCPELVEQARELGVLLVPGVFSPTEVHQAMRFGCRVVKLFPAANLGPGYWSRLQAPLGPLPFVIAAGGLEVSDLPVWLEAGHGAVALGRRVVGSPPAFQALLDWLRQSTSQR, from the coding sequence GTGACGTCCGGGTCGCCGAATACGTCTGATTTCGATTCGTCTTCCAACCCTTGGCTGGTGCGGCAGGAGCTCTTGGTGGCATCCCTGCAGCATCAGCCTCTTTTGTTGGTGATTCGGCCAGAGCCCGACGACCTCGCGGCTTCAGGCTCTGGTTTGTTGGGCCAGGTGAAGCAGCTTCACGCTGCAGGACTTCGACATCTCGAAGTGGCCTGGGTTGACCAGCCAGGCTGGATGGGGTTCATGCAACGGGTGCAAGACCAATTCCCTGGTCTGAATCTTGGGGCGGCTTCGGTGACGGTCTCCAAGTCGCTCAACGATCTATCGCGGCTTGATCTCAGCTACGCCATGGCACCGTGCTGGTGCCCTGAGCTCGTGGAGCAGGCCAGAGAGCTTGGTGTCTTGCTGGTGCCTGGGGTCTTCAGCCCCACGGAGGTTCACCAGGCCATGCGGTTCGGCTGTCGTGTCGTCAAGCTGTTTCCCGCTGCCAATCTGGGGCCTGGTTACTGGAGCCGCTTGCAGGCGCCCCTTGGCCCCCTGCCCTTCGTGATTGCCGCTGGTGGTCTCGAGGTAAGCGACCTCCCCGTATGGCTGGAGGCTGGGCATGGCGCTGTGGCTCTGGGCCGCAGGGTGGTGGGATCGCCGCCTGCCTTCCAGGCACTTCTCGACTGGTTGCGTCAATCGACAAGCCAGCGTTGA
- the clpS gene encoding ATP-dependent Clp protease adapter ClpS: MPMAVDSPSQKPGGAAVLDKAPERVRKRSPRYKVLLHNDPVNSMEYVVATLQQVVPQLSEQDCMAVMLEAHNTGVGLVIVCDIEPAEFYCETLKSKGLTSSIEPEN, from the coding sequence ATGCCCATGGCGGTGGACTCTCCCAGCCAAAAACCAGGTGGTGCAGCTGTTCTGGACAAAGCGCCGGAACGGGTTCGCAAGCGCTCGCCTCGCTACAAGGTGCTGCTCCACAACGATCCGGTGAACTCCATGGAATACGTGGTGGCCACCCTGCAGCAGGTTGTGCCTCAACTCAGCGAGCAGGACTGCATGGCCGTGATGCTGGAAGCCCACAACACTGGAGTGGGATTGGTGATCGTCTGCGACATCGAACCGGCTGAGTTCTATTGCGAGACGCTGAAATCAAAAGGCTTGACCAGCTCCATCGAGCCTGAGAACTAG
- a CDS encoding cupin domain-containing protein, with the protein MTKTQTLIQHLGLKPHPEGGWYRELHRSPDQVQRQDGAERSALTAILFLLPAGAVSCWHRVIGGDEVWTHIDGATLELFQCQGDGTGLQRDALQASNPIQVVPANTWQAARSLGDYSLMSCCVGPGFEFCDFEMARQHPTTERPKLPHPELI; encoded by the coding sequence ATGACAAAAACGCAAACCCTGATCCAGCACCTCGGCTTAAAGCCCCATCCAGAGGGGGGCTGGTACCGAGAGCTGCATCGCAGTCCAGACCAAGTTCAACGACAGGACGGTGCCGAGCGATCTGCCTTGACGGCCATTCTGTTTTTGCTGCCCGCCGGTGCCGTCAGTTGCTGGCATCGGGTGATCGGTGGAGACGAAGTCTGGACGCACATTGATGGGGCCACGCTGGAGCTCTTTCAATGCCAGGGCGATGGCACAGGGCTGCAACGTGATGCTCTGCAGGCGTCCAACCCCATCCAGGTGGTTCCCGCCAACACCTGGCAGGCGGCGCGGAGTCTTGGTGACTACTCGTTGATGAGCTGTTGTGTCGGGCCGGGATTTGAGTTCTGTGATTTCGAAATGGCCCGGCAGCATCCCACGACAGAACGTCCGAAATTGCCCCATCCGGAGTTGATCTGA
- the ftsH gene encoding ATP-dependent zinc metalloprotease FtsH, with product MNKRWRNIGLGALLVLAIVVIAPAFFGGGGGSQPQVNTIRYSEFVEAVKDDQISRVLISPDQGTAQVVENDGRRAQVNLAPDRELLGLLTEHSVDIAVQPSRQTPGWQQAAGSLIFPLLLLGGLFFLFRRAQGGGGGNPAMQFGKSKARVQMEPSTQVTFTDVAGIEGAKLELTEVVDFLKNPDRFTAVGAKIPKGVLLVGPPGTGKTLLAKAVAGEAGVPFFSISGSEFVEMFVGVGASRVRDLFEQAKKNAPCIVFIDEIDAVGRQRGAGLGGGNDEREQTLNQLLTEMDGFEGNTGIIIVAATNRPDVLDAALMRPGRFDRQVTVDRPDYSGRLQILGVHARGKTLAKDVDLDKVARRTPGYTGADLANLLNEAAILAARRELTEVSNDEISDAIERVMAGPEKKDRVMSERRARLVAYHEAGHALVGALMPDYDPVQKISIIPRGNAGGLTFFTPSEERMESGLYSRAYLQNQMAVALGGRVAEEIVYGEDEVTTGASNDLQQVASTARQMITRFGMSDELGPVALGRAQGGMFLGRDIAAERDFSEETAAMIDKEVSELVDVAYKRATKVLVDNRAVLDELAEMLVEQETVDAEELQELLIKRDVRVAEYV from the coding sequence GTGAACAAGCGTTGGCGAAATATCGGTCTCGGGGCCCTCTTGGTTCTGGCGATCGTTGTGATTGCACCAGCGTTCTTTGGTGGCGGCGGTGGCAGCCAGCCCCAGGTGAACACCATCCGCTACAGCGAGTTCGTTGAGGCGGTGAAGGATGACCAAATCAGCCGTGTGCTGATTTCTCCTGATCAAGGCACCGCCCAGGTGGTTGAAAACGACGGCCGTCGTGCCCAGGTCAACCTGGCCCCCGATCGTGAGCTGCTCGGTTTGCTGACCGAACACAGCGTTGATATCGCCGTGCAGCCCTCCCGTCAGACCCCTGGCTGGCAGCAGGCTGCTGGAAGTCTGATCTTCCCTCTGCTGCTGCTTGGTGGTCTGTTCTTCCTCTTCCGGCGCGCCCAGGGTGGAGGTGGCGGCAACCCAGCCATGCAGTTCGGCAAGAGCAAAGCCCGGGTTCAGATGGAGCCCTCCACCCAGGTGACCTTCACCGATGTGGCCGGCATTGAAGGGGCGAAGCTTGAGCTGACCGAGGTGGTCGACTTCCTCAAGAACCCCGATCGCTTCACGGCCGTCGGCGCCAAGATCCCCAAGGGTGTTCTGCTTGTGGGGCCTCCTGGCACCGGTAAGACCCTGCTCGCCAAGGCTGTGGCGGGTGAAGCAGGTGTTCCCTTCTTCTCGATCTCTGGTTCTGAGTTCGTTGAGATGTTTGTTGGTGTTGGTGCCAGCCGCGTTCGCGACCTCTTCGAGCAAGCCAAGAAAAACGCTCCCTGCATCGTCTTCATCGACGAGATCGATGCCGTTGGCCGTCAGCGGGGTGCAGGCCTCGGCGGTGGTAACGACGAGCGTGAGCAAACGCTGAACCAGCTCCTGACGGAGATGGATGGTTTCGAGGGCAACACCGGAATCATCATCGTGGCGGCCACCAACCGCCCGGACGTTCTCGATGCCGCTCTGATGCGCCCCGGACGTTTCGATCGTCAGGTCACCGTTGATCGGCCTGACTATTCCGGACGTCTACAAATTCTTGGCGTTCACGCTCGCGGCAAGACCCTCGCCAAGGACGTCGATCTCGACAAGGTTGCCCGCCGGACACCTGGTTACACCGGTGCCGATCTCGCCAACCTTCTCAACGAAGCCGCCATCCTTGCGGCCCGTCGCGAGCTCACCGAAGTGAGCAACGATGAGATCAGCGATGCCATTGAACGGGTGATGGCTGGCCCGGAGAAGAAGGACCGTGTGATGAGCGAGCGTCGCGCTCGCCTGGTGGCCTATCACGAGGCTGGTCATGCCCTTGTGGGCGCTCTGATGCCGGACTATGACCCGGTGCAGAAGATCTCGATCATTCCCCGCGGTAATGCTGGTGGTCTGACCTTCTTCACCCCCAGTGAAGAGCGAATGGAATCAGGTCTCTACTCCCGGGCCTACCTTCAGAACCAGATGGCTGTTGCCCTTGGCGGTCGGGTGGCTGAAGAGATTGTCTACGGCGAAGATGAGGTCACCACTGGTGCATCCAACGACCTCCAGCAGGTTGCGTCCACCGCGCGTCAGATGATCACCCGCTTCGGCATGAGCGATGAGCTGGGTCCTGTTGCCTTGGGGCGCGCGCAGGGTGGCATGTTCCTTGGCCGCGACATCGCTGCGGAGCGTGACTTCTCCGAGGAAACCGCCGCCATGATCGATAAAGAGGTCTCTGAGCTGGTTGATGTGGCCTACAAGCGCGCCACCAAGGTTCTGGTCGACAACCGAGCCGTTCTGGATGAATTGGCTGAGATGCTCGTTGAGCAGGAGACTGTTGATGCTGAAGAGCTTCAGGAGCTGCTGATTAAACGTGACGTCCGGGTCGCCGAATACGTCTGA
- a CDS encoding photosystem II manganese-stabilizing polypeptide, whose translation MRIRPLLAVVLALCLAFFTTACSGDSDAVQRGGSNVTYDDIHNTGKANDCPTIGDSARGSIPLTAGGSYELREICMHPVQVYAKEEPKNIRQQAEFVEGKILTRYTSSLDSVFGDLKVTESGLQFQEKGGIDFQPITVLVPGGEEFPFTFSSKSLNATAEGSALTTSTDFEGTYRTPSYRTSNFIDPKGRALTTGVQYAQGLVALGGDDEQLEKDNNKRYIDGVGTMSLSITKVDPETGEFAGVFSAIQPSDSDMGGREVVDIKITGDLYGRLEEA comes from the coding sequence ATGCGCATTCGTCCTCTGCTGGCCGTCGTGCTGGCGCTCTGCCTCGCGTTCTTCACCACGGCCTGCAGTGGCGACAGTGATGCAGTTCAGCGTGGTGGATCCAACGTCACCTACGACGACATCCACAACACCGGCAAGGCCAACGATTGCCCCACGATCGGGGACTCAGCCCGGGGCTCGATTCCTCTGACGGCCGGTGGCAGCTACGAGCTGCGTGAGATCTGCATGCACCCCGTGCAGGTTTATGCCAAGGAGGAGCCCAAGAACATTCGTCAGCAAGCTGAGTTTGTTGAGGGCAAGATCCTCACCCGTTACACCTCCAGCCTCGACTCCGTTTTTGGCGATCTGAAGGTGACGGAATCAGGCCTGCAATTCCAGGAGAAAGGTGGCATCGACTTCCAGCCGATCACCGTTCTGGTGCCCGGTGGCGAAGAGTTCCCCTTCACGTTCTCCAGCAAGTCCCTCAATGCCACTGCTGAGGGCTCGGCTCTGACCACCAGCACCGACTTTGAAGGCACCTATCGCACCCCCAGCTACCGCACCAGCAACTTCATTGATCCCAAGGGTCGGGCTCTGACGACTGGTGTTCAGTACGCCCAGGGTCTTGTGGCACTTGGTGGTGATGACGAACAGCTCGAGAAGGACAACAACAAGCGCTACATCGATGGTGTGGGAACCATGAGCCTCTCCATCACCAAGGTTGATCCTGAAACCGGAGAATTCGCTGGTGTGTTCAGCGCCATCCAGCCCTCCGACTCCGACATGGGTGGTCGTGAAGTGGTCGACATCAAGATCACTGGCGATCTCTACGGCCGTCTTGAAGAGGCTTGA